GGCGGATGTTGAGCGTTTCAATAAAGTTTCTTCGGGTGTTATCGTTGGCTCTAAGATTGTTCGTGATTTGCATGAGGGTAAAAAAGCAGAGGTTATCTCCTTTATCAAAGCCGCTTCACAAAAATAAAAAAAAGAAAGAAAAAAGACTTGACAGCGTTTTCCATAAATGCTATAATCAAATTAAATAAAACGGTTACACAAATACGGATGGTGATTATTAAGTTAAGCTAGACCTTATCGTGCCCTATATACGTCTGTATAGGGAGATAAGGTCTATTTTTTTGGAAAAAATGGAGTAAAGCGTGAAGATCAAAAAAGTTCTGAACAACAACGTCGTCATTGCAAAAAATAATAATGAGGAAGAAACCATTCTAATGGGTTTGGGCTTGGGTTTTGGGAAAAGAGCTGGCGAGTGTGTCGAAGACAAAAAGATTGAAAAAATCTTTGCCTTGAAAGTTACCTCTGCTCAGCAAAATTTTTCAGAGCTACTCTCGGAGATTCCAGGAAGTATTATTGAGCTTTCAATGGTGACGCTGGCTGAAGCGAAAACGACATTCAATAAGGAAATATCCGATACAATCCTCGTGGCTTTTGCCGATCACTTGGACGCTGCGATTAAGCGGGCAGAAAAAAAGATTGCGGTTAAAAATTTCTTGCTTTGGGATATCAAGCGCTTCTTCCCTGAAGAATTTAAGATCTGTCTGACAACTTTAGAGAAAGTTAATCAACAATTTTCTATCTCATTACCAGAAGATGAGGCGGGATTTTTGGCGATGCACATCGTCAATGGAACCTTGGGAAGCGGACATGAATATGCCACAGAGTTGACCAAACTGATGGAAGAAATTTTGACCACTTTAAAGTACACCTTGCAGGTCAATTTTAATGAGCAGGATGCTTATTTCCAGCGCTTCATCACTCATTTGAAATTTTTTACAGAACGAGTGTTTTCGCAGACTG
The DNA window shown above is from Lactococcus sp. S-13 and carries:
- the licT gene encoding BglG family transcription antiterminator LicT, with amino-acid sequence MKIKKVLNNNVVIAKNNNEEETILMGLGLGFGKRAGECVEDKKIEKIFALKVTSAQQNFSELLSEIPGSIIELSMVTLAEAKTTFNKEISDTILVAFADHLDAAIKRAEKKIAVKNFLLWDIKRFFPEEFKICLTTLEKVNQQFSISLPEDEAGFLAMHIVNGTLGSGHEYATELTKLMEEILTTLKYTLQVNFNEQDAYFQRFITHLKFFTERVFSQTVTDEVADEDLFTLIIRKYPRAYLGTSKVSDFLKQTKNYQVSQSEQIYMTVHLARILEKIQKT